One genomic segment of Oncorhynchus masou masou isolate Uvic2021 chromosome 16, UVic_Omas_1.1, whole genome shotgun sequence includes these proteins:
- the LOC135557491 gene encoding mitogen-activated protein kinase kinase kinase 7-like isoform X5, whose translation MTHCWSKDPSQRPSMEEIVKIMTHLMRCFPGSDEPLQYPYHYSDEGQSNSASSTGSYVDCTSSKSDTNMEHVDSQGSNDTIKIKPQFAHQFRPKGDSLRSLPLSRGGSVESLSGRTHSLVASESKRMSADLSELEHRVPFAPAARPQYKRGHRKTASFGTILDVPKIVFTASCEAQRRRSVQDLPGIGTESSQGSRNSSRSSSPSVRMVPPDKTSSRGYSFSPDDPPDTNGSDNSIPMAYLTLDHQLQPLAPCPNSKESMAVFEQHCKMAQDYLKVQTEIALLIQRRKELIAELDRDEKDQQNTSRLVQEHKKLLEENKSLSTYYQKCKKQLELIRSQQQKRQGTS comes from the exons ATGACCCACTGCTGGTCCAAAGACCCCTCCCAGAGGCCCTCCATGGAGGAGATAGTCAAGATCATGACCCATCTTATGAGG TGCTTCCCAGGATCTGATGAACCCTTGCAATACCCTTACCACTATTCAGATGAAGGACAGAGTAACTCGGCCTCCAGCACAG GTTCCTATGTGGATTGCACTAGCAGCAAGAGTGACACAAACATGGAGCATGTGGACTCTCAGGGGAGCAACGACACAATCAAGATCAAACCTCAGTTTGCACATCAGTTCAGGCCAAAG GGAGACTCATTGCGGAGCCTGCCTCTGTCCAGAGGGGGCAGTGTTGAGAGCCTGTCGGGGCGAACCCACAGTCTGGTGGCCTCCGAGAGCAAAAGAATGAGCGCAGACCTGTCAGAGCTGGAGCACAGGGTGCCTTTCGCTCCTGCAG CACGTCCCCAGTATAAACGAGGCCACCGTAAAACGGCGTCATTTGGCACCATTCTGGACGTTCCCAAGATCGTCTTCACAG CCTCCTGTGAGGCGCAGAGGCGTAGATCTGTACAGGACCTCCCGGGGATCGGCACAGAGTCCAGCCAG GGGAGTAGGAACAGCAGCAGGTCCTCCAGTCCCAGTGTGAGGATGGTGCCGCCTGATAAGACCAGCAGCCGAGGGTACAGCTTCTCTCCCGATGACCCCCCAG ATACCAACGGCTCAGACAACTCCATTCCCATGGCATATCTCACTCTGGACCACCAGCTGCAG CCCCTCGCTCCTTGCCCAAACTCCAAAGAGTCCATGGCCGTGTTTGAGCAGCACTGTAAAATGGCCCAGGACTACCTCAAAGTGCAGACAGAAATCGCCTTACTGATCCAGAGAAG GAAAGAGTTGATCGCTGAACTGGACCGAGACGAGAAGGACCAGCAGAACACGTCCCGCCTGGTCCAGGAGCACAAGAAGCTACTGGAGGAGAACAAGTCTCTGTCCACCTACTACCAGAAGTGCAAAAAGCAGCTGGAACTGATCCGTTCTCAGCAACAGAAGAGACAGGGCACCTCGTGA